The Mesomycoplasma ovipneumoniae genome includes a region encoding these proteins:
- a CDS encoding F0F1 ATP synthase subunit delta, whose protein sequence is MHPQVKNIYGYSESLLEISISEKKVDQFINDSFYIIDLVSANSSLISIFTSYFISKSEKYTLIEKIFDSKIDTYMINFLKVICKNNLFSHYNQILIKFIKLANAYLGQSWGQIQSAFPLSPSEIAKFEDLISQKLNKKIVLRPKVNPKLISGIKISIDNHIFEHSLSSQLRSLKQKLIKNI, encoded by the coding sequence ATGCACCCACAGGTAAAAAATATTTACGGATATTCTGAGTCGCTCTTAGAAATCTCAATATCTGAAAAAAAAGTAGATCAATTTATAAATGATAGTTTTTATATAATTGATTTAGTTAGCGCCAATTCTTCTTTAATTTCGATTTTTACGTCATATTTTATTTCAAAAAGTGAAAAATATACTTTGATAGAGAAAATTTTTGACTCAAAAATTGACACTTACATGATAAATTTTCTTAAAGTAATATGCAAAAACAATCTTTTTTCACATTATAATCAAATTTTAATTAAATTTATAAAGCTTGCAAATGCTTATTTAGGCCAAAGTTGAGGTCAAATTCAAAGTGCATTTCCATTGTCACCATCAGAAATTGCTAAATTTGAAGACTTAATTTCCCAAAAATTAAATAAAAAAATAGTTTTACGCCCAAAAGTAAATCCAAAATTAATTTCTGGTATCAAAATAAGCATTGATAACCACATTTTTGAACACTCACTCTCATCACAGTTGCGCTCACTCAAGCAAAAACTCATAAAAAATATATAA
- a CDS encoding ATP synthase F0 subunit B, which yields MQPSINQSLSELFKGIIPNVYVVAATLASFLVLFLVLTYFVYRPLKKYIKDRKDFLQNHIDSTIQSNNEAKELAKQSQNHLEETKQYCIDLKHESQLEANKLIEDSKKQATEEARRLISEGQKVLTEYEKEIVKKHQENIINVAADISKKFLINQEQNNKDLHEKLVLDLENLLKSEKNIRE from the coding sequence ATGCAACCAAGTATCAATCAATCATTAAGCGAATTGTTTAAAGGGATAATCCCTAATGTTTATGTAGTTGCTGCAACACTTGCTAGTTTTTTAGTTTTATTTTTAGTTTTGACTTATTTTGTCTATCGTCCACTTAAAAAATATATCAAAGATCGTAAGGATTTTCTCCAAAATCACATCGACTCAACAATTCAATCAAATAATGAAGCTAAAGAATTAGCAAAACAATCGCAAAATCATTTAGAAGAAACAAAGCAATATTGCATTGATTTAAAACATGAATCTCAACTTGAGGCAAATAAGCTTATCGAAGACTCAAAAAAACAAGCCACCGAAGAAGCTCGTCGCCTTATTTCTGAAGGTCAAAAAGTTTTAACCGAATATGAAAAAGAAATTGTAAAAAAACATCAGGAAAATATTATTAATGTTGCTGCTGATATAAGTAAAAAATTCTTGATAAATCAAGAGCAAAACAACAAAGACTTACACGAAAAATTGGTTTTAGATCTAGAAAATTTGCTAAAATCTGAGAAAAATATTAGAGAATAA
- a CDS encoding F0F1 ATP synthase subunit C: MESVINFSQKVVQNFQETATKTADSGLNATAFAYLGAGLAMIGVIGVGAGQGYAVGKACDAIARNPEAQKKVFRVLIIGTAIAETSSIYALLIAFILIFVQG, encoded by the coding sequence ATGGAATCTGTTATAAATTTCTCGCAAAAAGTTGTTCAAAATTTTCAAGAAACTGCTACTAAGACCGCTGATTCAGGACTAAATGCAACTGCATTTGCATATTTAGGTGCCGGACTCGCCATGATCGGAGTTATCGGTGTTGGTGCCGGTCAAGGTTATGCTGTTGGAAAAGCTTGTGATGCTATTGCAAGAAATCCTGAAGCACAAAAAAAAGTTTTTCGTGTTCTAATAATTGGAACAGCTATTGCAGAAACATCATCAATTTACGCGCTTTTAATTGCCTTTATCCTAATTTTCGTACAAGGTTAA
- a CDS encoding F0F1 ATP synthase subunit A: protein MNFFSHWNQPQLFTLFILVVFVIILSIIIFFHIKKAKVDKAPSAIVLFAESYFLFIDDLVESSGEGYVNKVKPYIFSLFTFFLLGNLLSLAGLEPISTSISVTLSLAMISWLGIFVVGSIFAKRYYILEFAKNPLKIIGAPAPLISLSFRMYGNIISGSVFFLIIYSGVLWLYQKIPLGAFGNFNLPVVLIFPPFLIYFDIIGSLIQSFIFVILTVSYWGMEVIHPPEKQKTEQKTLNIVQT from the coding sequence ATGAATTTTTTTTCACACTGAAATCAACCGCAATTATTTACTCTTTTTATTTTAGTAGTTTTTGTAATAATTTTATCAATTATTATCTTTTTCCACATAAAAAAAGCAAAAGTTGATAAAGCTCCTTCAGCAATAGTTTTATTTGCAGAATCATACTTTTTATTTATTGATGATCTTGTTGAGTCCTCCGGTGAAGGTTATGTAAACAAAGTAAAACCTTACATTTTTTCACTTTTTACCTTCTTTTTATTAGGTAATTTATTATCACTGGCAGGTCTTGAGCCAATTTCTACTTCAATTTCGGTAACCCTAAGTTTGGCGATGATTAGTTGACTAGGGATTTTTGTTGTTGGATCAATTTTTGCAAAAAGATATTATATACTTGAATTTGCAAAAAATCCACTTAAAATAATAGGGGCACCCGCTCCATTAATTTCACTTTCTTTCAGGATGTATGGGAACATAATTTCAGGTTCCGTTTTTTTCTTGATTATTTATTCAGGTGTTCTTTGACTTTACCAAAAAATCCCGCTAGGTGCTTTTGGTAATTTTAATTTACCGGTTGTATTAATTTTCCCACCGTTTCTTATCTATTTTGATATTATCGGCTCGTTGATACAGTCATTTATTTTTGTAATTCTAACTGTTTCATATTGAGGAATGGAAGTAATTCACCCACCAGAAAAGCAAAAAACTGAACAAAAAACATTGAACATTGTTCAAACTTAA
- a CDS encoding Y-family DNA polymerase: protein MPKIIAHIDIDTFFVSSEIRLDPTLQGQPIAISRKEDFAMAVSISKEVKEKGFKITDKTVYIKKKIPNLVVIEPNLAYYRFLSRQFFDFITKNFTKKIEIYSIDECFLDLTDYFRKFKTIYQMLYYIKKKVQQELKLPISIGVSHNKLLAKMATNLAKHTREKIAVISRDKIIPLIYSQKIEKLFGIGISTAQKLKNIGIFTINDLVKAGVDNEKIIQVLGVQRYGLFQSLTSKGDNIVANKSENFKSVSHFRTFSPYATPTKTETLLLISEFLPSLVAKLDQFNKGANRVEVYFKLKNKEQNRFFTDLSQPSNNYDLLYNNLVALANKIEDFSLLSGFGICLSKISDYDISMLNTSPKVKNIIASVNKKMGLKKLVVLKSFKN from the coding sequence ATGCCAAAAATAATTGCCCACATTGATATTGATACTTTTTTTGTCTCATCAGAAATTAGACTTGATCCAACATTACAAGGCCAGCCAATTGCTATTTCTCGAAAAGAGGATTTTGCAATGGCTGTTTCTATTTCTAAAGAGGTTAAAGAAAAAGGGTTCAAAATTACAGATAAAACCGTATATATTAAAAAAAAGATCCCAAATTTGGTCGTAATTGAACCAAATTTGGCTTATTATCGCTTTTTATCAAGGCAATTTTTTGATTTTATCACTAAAAATTTTACAAAAAAAATTGAAATTTACTCAATTGACGAGTGTTTTTTGGATTTGACTGATTATTTTCGAAAATTTAAGACAATTTACCAAATGTTGTACTATATTAAGAAAAAAGTGCAACAAGAACTTAAATTACCAATTTCAATTGGCGTTTCTCATAATAAATTATTAGCAAAAATGGCCACAAATTTAGCCAAACACACACGAGAAAAAATCGCTGTTATTTCAAGGGACAAAATCATACCGCTTATTTATTCCCAAAAAATCGAAAAACTTTTTGGAATAGGAATTTCCACGGCTCAAAAACTAAAAAACATTGGAATTTTTACCATCAATGATCTAGTAAAAGCTGGAGTTGATAATGAAAAAATTATTCAAGTTTTAGGCGTTCAGCGTTATGGATTATTTCAATCTTTGACTTCAAAAGGCGACAACATTGTTGCAAACAAGTCCGAAAATTTTAAAAGTGTCTCACATTTTCGCACTTTTTCTCCTTATGCTACTCCAACAAAGACAGAAACACTACTTTTAATTTCAGAATTTTTGCCAAGTTTAGTTGCCAAACTAGACCAGTTTAATAAAGGGGCAAACCGTGTTGAAGTATATTTTAAGTTAAAAAACAAAGAACAAAACCGTTTTTTTACAGATTTATCTCAACCTTCAAATAATTATGATTTGTTGTACAATAATTTAGTTGCGCTTGCAAATAAAATCGAAGATTTTTCTTTATTATCAGGGTTTGGAATTTGTTTGTCAAAAATTTCTGATTATGATATAAGTATGTTAAATACAAGTCCAAAAGTTAAGAATATTATCGCAAGTGTAAATAAAAAAATGGGTTTGAAAAAATTAGTTGTGCTAAAATCATTTAAAAATTAG
- a CDS encoding MHO_1590 family protein — MQITAKILSGLFATGIIVGGGILGWYLYNSRVEKSLSPLKKQLDFEVKNESEYKENDVFPNIYANDFYDTIKVKQGKVYIDEWLVENVIKEIISKVKVSFGSLNFRYKIDENQQTIYIEILWKYKKNKLNRNYKISLYQDI, encoded by the coding sequence ATGCAAATCACTGCTAAAATTTTATCAGGCCTTTTTGCAACAGGAATTATTGTCGGCGGCGGAATTCTAGGTTGGTATTTGTATAATTCTAGAGTTGAAAAATCACTATCACCTTTAAAAAAACAACTAGATTTTGAAGTCAAAAATGAATCAGAATACAAAGAAAATGATGTTTTTCCCAATATTTATGCTAATGATTTTTACGATACAATAAAAGTAAAACAAGGAAAAGTTTATATTGATGAGTGATTAGTTGAAAATGTTATTAAAGAAATTATTTCAAAAGTTAAAGTATCATTTGGATCTTTGAATTTTCGGTACAAAATTGATGAAAATCAGCAAACAATTTATATAGAAATTCTCTGAAAATATAAAAAGAATAAATTAAATAGAAATTATAAAATTAGCCTGTATCAAGATATTTAG